A genome region from Glutamicibacter arilaitensis Re117 includes the following:
- a CDS encoding MepB family protein — MTYTALDRYCLITGQTHGEVIPEEQQSDYQAGIVEIDELLWRIRTARTTPTKSGGFVAIWHRDETGATAPYASNAELHGALVFIEQSGRFGVFRFTQQHLEQLGVYASATAPGKRGFRVYPSWVTGLHGQAKKSQDAQRPAFSVLVD, encoded by the coding sequence ATGACCTACACAGCGTTGGACCGCTACTGCCTCATCACTGGGCAGACACACGGCGAAGTAATTCCCGAAGAACAACAGAGCGATTATCAAGCCGGCATCGTTGAAATCGACGAGCTACTATGGCGAATAAGAACCGCAAGGACCACGCCGACGAAGTCTGGCGGCTTCGTAGCCATATGGCATCGCGATGAAACCGGAGCCACCGCACCGTACGCTTCCAATGCAGAGCTGCACGGCGCATTGGTCTTCATCGAGCAATCAGGGCGCTTCGGAGTCTTCCGTTTCACGCAGCAGCACCTCGAGCAGCTGGGCGTCTACGCATCAGCGACTGCTCCAGGGAAACGCGGCTTTCGCGTCTACCCTTCATGGGTCACTGGGCTCCATGGGCAAGCGAAGAAGAGCCAAGATGCCCAGCGGCCCGCATTCTCCGTGCTCGTAGACTGA
- a CDS encoding type II toxin-antitoxin system HipA family toxin has translation MTPSLQELRLVAQADVYCNDNLAGYLTRQDDGSIAFTYDLHYLHDGGSAIATSLPVARDAYVGPGGALPSFFSGLLPEGHRLTVLKDATKTSLSDELTLLMAVGSDTPGNVRVIPSGSKLEQTPVVAEFSTTEDLDFSVLSRTLDRHSIPGVQDKISATMLTTPVEFKNSAYLLKLDPRDHPHLVLNEALHLKAARALKLPVAKNQLVMDSKKNPGLLVERFDRMAVEPEGQPQRLPLEDAMQVLNLPPASKYAVSTEQVIQALAQHCQAPVLARRNLYIQFAFAWLTGNGDLHGKNVSILANEQGQFGVAPIYDIPCTLVYGDDTMALTVAGKTKNLKRKHWAELSGELGLADRAAQSANQLALKAALTADLDELPFEGSPLRGAQRELRFRRMELE, from the coding sequence ATGACTCCGTCACTCCAAGAACTCAGGCTGGTTGCTCAGGCTGATGTCTATTGCAATGACAACTTGGCTGGGTACCTAACCCGGCAAGACGACGGAAGCATCGCCTTCACCTACGACCTTCACTATCTTCACGATGGCGGCTCCGCCATAGCCACATCCCTGCCGGTGGCCCGCGACGCGTACGTCGGGCCCGGTGGCGCGTTGCCTTCTTTCTTCTCAGGGCTATTACCCGAGGGGCATCGACTCACCGTTCTCAAAGATGCAACGAAGACCAGCCTCTCTGACGAGCTGACCCTCTTGATGGCTGTCGGGTCTGATACCCCCGGCAATGTCCGGGTCATTCCGTCCGGATCGAAGTTAGAGCAAACTCCTGTGGTCGCTGAGTTCAGCACTACGGAGGATCTCGACTTCTCGGTGCTCTCTAGGACTTTGGATCGCCATTCGATTCCAGGTGTTCAAGACAAGATCAGCGCGACCATGTTGACCACACCCGTCGAATTCAAGAACAGCGCATATCTGCTTAAGCTCGATCCCCGAGACCATCCACATCTGGTGCTAAACGAAGCCCTGCACCTCAAAGCAGCAAGGGCACTGAAACTCCCGGTGGCAAAGAATCAGCTGGTCATGGATTCGAAGAAGAATCCGGGGCTGCTTGTAGAGCGCTTTGACCGCATGGCCGTAGAGCCCGAGGGGCAACCGCAACGATTGCCGTTGGAAGACGCCATGCAGGTACTCAACCTTCCGCCGGCAAGCAAGTATGCAGTTAGCACGGAGCAGGTTATCCAAGCTCTAGCCCAACACTGCCAGGCGCCGGTACTGGCTAGACGAAATCTCTATATCCAATTCGCTTTCGCCTGGCTTACCGGCAACGGGGACTTGCACGGAAAGAATGTTTCGATCCTCGCAAACGAGCAAGGACAATTCGGCGTCGCGCCGATATACGACATACCCTGCACCTTGGTCTACGGTGATGACACCATGGCTCTAACTGTCGCGGGCAAAACGAAGAACCTGAAAAGGAAGCACTGGGCCGAACTTTCCGGTGAGCTGGGATTAGCGGACCGTGCAGCACAGTCGGCAAACCAACTCGCTTTGAAGGCTGCACTCACGGCAGACCTCGACGAGCTGCCCTTTGAGGGATCACCACTACGCGGCGCCCAACGGGAACTGAGGTTCCGGCGGATGGAGCTGGAATAG
- a CDS encoding Rossmann-like and DUF2520 domain-containing protein: protein MDAPRLGIGIISAGKVGTVLGAALAASGHRITGIHAVSEDSRDRADALLPEVELLDPPEILRRSELVIFAVPDDVLGELVAGLAEAGHIAPGQLIAHTAGRYGTSILQPAMDAGAFGLAIHPAMTFTGMSMDLQRLTDCVFAVTADEAILPVAQALVVEMRGEPVVIAEANRVSYHAALAHAANHLNTITAQSADILRRIGVEDPSNTLRALMYASLDNALRSGAGALTGPVARGDSGTVTAHLQALSHDPAETNNSYRSLSRATALRAAARGLISQRTLEELLRVLE from the coding sequence GTGGACGCACCACGTTTGGGAATCGGGATCATCTCCGCTGGCAAGGTCGGCACCGTGCTCGGCGCGGCGCTGGCAGCCAGCGGTCACCGGATTACCGGGATCCATGCAGTTTCCGAAGACTCGCGCGACCGTGCCGACGCGTTGCTGCCGGAAGTGGAGTTGCTCGACCCGCCAGAAATCCTGCGCCGCAGCGAACTGGTGATCTTCGCAGTCCCCGATGACGTGCTTGGCGAACTTGTCGCAGGGTTGGCCGAGGCCGGGCATATTGCCCCGGGTCAGCTGATTGCGCACACCGCCGGACGGTACGGCACCTCGATTCTGCAGCCGGCCATGGATGCCGGAGCTTTCGGTCTTGCCATTCACCCTGCCATGACGTTCACCGGCATGAGCATGGACCTGCAGCGCCTGACCGATTGTGTCTTTGCCGTCACCGCAGATGAAGCGATCCTTCCGGTGGCACAGGCCCTGGTCGTTGAGATGCGTGGTGAACCGGTGGTCATCGCCGAAGCAAACCGCGTCAGCTATCACGCGGCACTGGCCCATGCGGCCAACCATCTGAACACCATTACCGCGCAATCGGCCGACATCCTGCGTCGAATCGGCGTGGAAGATCCATCGAACACGTTGCGCGCCTTGATGTACGCGAGCCTGGATAATGCGTTGCGCTCCGGTGCCGGAGCCTTGACCGGGCCGGTAGCCCGAGGGGACAGCGGCACCGTAACCGCGCACCTGCAGGCACTGTCGCATGATCCGGCAGAGACCAATAATTCCTACCGGAGCCTGTCGCGCGCCACCGCGTTGCGGGCGGCCGCACGTGGCCTGATCTCGCAGCGCACGCTTGAAGAGCTGTTGCGAGTTCTAGAATAG
- a CDS encoding helix-turn-helix transcriptional regulator, with protein sequence MNSVSELGAELQRARKQNGLTQEQLADLAGISERTLRSIERGAGNPSIDAVLSVADVLGLRIVVAK encoded by the coding sequence ATGAATTCTGTGTCGGAGCTCGGCGCCGAATTGCAGCGCGCTAGAAAGCAAAATGGTTTAACCCAGGAACAACTCGCCGACTTGGCTGGCATCTCTGAACGTACGCTGCGTTCAATAGAACGCGGTGCGGGCAACCCTTCCATAGATGCCGTGCTTTCCGTGGCCGACGTACTCGGCCTGAGAATCGTAGTGGCCAAATGA
- a CDS encoding NAD(P)H-dependent flavin oxidoreductase, which translates to MSDLQRLLGYREPIFNASMAGAAGGALAAAVSQAGGVGMIGSPAAPKTEWIEQQVQHVASLSTPWGVGFMAWALEADLYPLEAFLDFGPSLVTLSFGDVSRAAALAHEAGVLTAMQVGNAADLERAMADDIDIIIARGGEGGGHGRNEAGTLPLLQLATAQQQKPVIAAGGIGTARGVAAVLAAGASAAWVGTRFLAASEATGHKNVKDAIQQAGLDDTTYTRAFDVAQQLPWAPEFGGRALRNEFSDTHADLSTWAPDEQLRLEMQEARAEARTSMAPVYAGEAVQFIDSVQSAAEVMAELAGFRKVLADAASRFA; encoded by the coding sequence ATGAGCGACCTGCAAAGACTCCTTGGATACCGCGAACCCATCTTCAATGCCTCGATGGCCGGTGCTGCTGGTGGTGCCTTGGCGGCCGCCGTTTCCCAAGCTGGCGGTGTAGGCATGATTGGATCGCCGGCAGCACCCAAGACAGAGTGGATTGAACAGCAAGTTCAGCACGTGGCATCCCTGAGCACTCCGTGGGGTGTCGGTTTCATGGCCTGGGCGCTGGAAGCTGATCTGTATCCACTCGAAGCCTTCTTAGATTTCGGGCCTTCCTTGGTCACCCTGAGCTTCGGCGACGTCAGCCGAGCTGCAGCGCTGGCCCATGAGGCTGGCGTTCTAACTGCGATGCAAGTAGGCAATGCGGCAGATCTGGAACGAGCAATGGCTGATGACATCGACATCATCATTGCCCGAGGCGGCGAAGGTGGAGGCCATGGCCGTAATGAAGCAGGAACATTGCCACTGCTGCAGCTGGCCACCGCACAGCAGCAGAAACCTGTGATTGCCGCCGGTGGTATCGGCACCGCCCGCGGAGTGGCGGCCGTTCTCGCCGCTGGGGCCTCCGCGGCTTGGGTCGGAACCCGATTCCTAGCAGCCAGCGAAGCAACCGGTCACAAGAATGTGAAGGACGCGATACAGCAGGCCGGCTTGGATGACACGACCTATACCCGCGCCTTCGATGTCGCACAGCAGCTGCCTTGGGCTCCGGAGTTCGGCGGCCGGGCACTGCGCAACGAATTCAGCGACACCCACGCGGACCTCTCAACATGGGCACCCGATGAGCAGCTTCGCTTGGAAATGCAGGAAGCCCGTGCCGAAGCACGGACTTCCATGGCTCCGGTCTATGCCGGTGAGGCAGTGCAGTTCATCGACTCCGTGCAGAGCGCGGCCGAAGTGATGGCCGAGCTTGCCGGATTCCGCAAGGTTCTTGCAGATGCCGCGTCGCGGTTCGCCTAG
- the panC gene encoding pantoate--beta-alanine ligase, with product MKTPKIAKTRAELKAAIAEANPGSLGFVPTMGALHSGHGSLFKAAREENEVVVISVFVNELQFNDATDYANYPRQLEADVQLAAEAGVDIVFAPEAEEIYHAGLPLVRLNSGALGDMYEGASRPGHFDGMLAVVAKLLHLADPRQGQYRAYFGQKDAQQLALIRRMVADLDYPVQLRSVPIVRSEKGLALSSRNALLSEEEKEAALVLHRSIQLIAGRAARNEPLYVEDAIGMCQMAPLVELDYFVVVNPDTLQELAFNCQDTPFTGEGLILVAAKVGKVRLIDNQPI from the coding sequence GTGAAAACCCCGAAGATTGCCAAGACCCGTGCCGAACTCAAGGCTGCTATTGCAGAAGCCAACCCGGGATCACTGGGCTTTGTGCCCACCATGGGTGCCCTGCACAGCGGCCATGGTTCCCTGTTCAAGGCAGCCCGTGAAGAGAATGAAGTTGTAGTTATTTCCGTGTTCGTCAATGAACTGCAGTTCAACGACGCCACGGACTACGCGAACTACCCGCGCCAGCTCGAGGCAGATGTGCAGCTGGCCGCCGAGGCCGGGGTGGATATTGTTTTCGCTCCGGAAGCCGAAGAGATCTACCACGCCGGCCTGCCTCTGGTACGGCTTAATTCTGGTGCATTGGGCGATATGTATGAAGGAGCCTCACGACCGGGGCACTTCGATGGCATGCTGGCAGTCGTAGCCAAGCTGCTGCACCTGGCCGATCCGCGCCAGGGCCAGTACCGTGCCTACTTCGGGCAGAAGGATGCCCAGCAGCTGGCATTGATCCGCCGCATGGTCGCTGACCTTGATTATCCGGTGCAGTTGCGTTCGGTGCCGATCGTGCGCAGCGAGAAGGGGCTGGCCCTCTCCAGCCGCAACGCGTTGCTCAGCGAGGAGGAGAAGGAAGCAGCTCTGGTGCTGCACCGCTCGATCCAGCTCATTGCCGGCCGTGCCGCACGCAACGAACCCCTGTATGTCGAAGACGCCATCGGCATGTGCCAAATGGCTCCGCTGGTGGAACTGGACTACTTCGTCGTGGTCAATCCCGACACCTTGCAGGAACTAGCCTTCAACTGTCAGGACACCCCATTTACCGGCGAAGGCCTGATCCTGGTCGCGGCGAAGGTTGGCAAGGTCCGCCTGATCGACAACCAGCCGATCTAG